Within the uncultured Draconibacterium sp. genome, the region CTACTTTTCCTCCAAGAGGAGCTGTAAATAAGATTGCCGGATGATATTTGTCGTAGAATAAAGCATCGCCGGCTTTAACCTCAGCATCCACTTTTACACTAAGTTTTGGAGTAAGTCCCGGAAAATCGGTGGGTTTCAGAGCTACTGTTGCCGGAACCGGCAATTTGTCAAGTGCCTTTTCTGCACTTCCTTTTAGCTTTATATTAAGCCCTTTCCTTAACTTAATTACTTCTGACATATTGAATTAAGAATGTATTATTTTTAGGTGGGCAAAAGTATTAATTTAATTGGCTTTTCGCAATGCTTTATAGCAAAAGTTCAACAGTTTCAAATATGAAGATATGTGGATGTTGAAATAATATGTATAAGTGTCAGGTATTGAATGAAATAAAAAATCAAATTCATCGTTATTTATCTTCAGATTAAATTAACATTTTGTTATCTATTTTCTTGATTTAACTATAAAATGCCAGCACTTTTATACGAAATTTGTGTTTTAGGTTTTGATATGAGATACGAATTACAGATTTTTACGTTTTAATAAAGCAGGCACTACTTTTGCAGTACAATTACCAATAACCGGAAGCTGTTTAGCAAAACGATTGTTTGCAAAAAGTAACCGGTAATACAATACCAACAATAACAAAGTAATTACGCATGAGAACCATTTTTTTTACCACTATATTATTACTGATTTTCAGTGCTGGAGTAATGGGGCAGGAGGAGAATTTTTACTACGAAAATGCTGTGACCCGTGAGAATATAAAAACGGTGCAGGCCTACCGGAATGGTTTCGAACTCTCGAATCCGATAATGGGATTGAACGAGAATATGACACTGGTTTTTAAATTCGATGATCTTTCGGAAGGTGTAAAAGATTATTACTACACCGTTGTTCATTGTGATGCTGATTGGAATGAGAGTTTTATTGCGCAGGATGAGTACATCGATGGTTTTATTGAAAATCCGGTTGATGATTACGCTTTGTCGTTTAATACCACTTTTAGCTATGTAAACTATCGTATTGAATTACCCAACGATCAAATGCGGTTAAAACTTTCGGGAAATTATGTTTTGGTGGTTTACGAAAATCAGGATAAGGAAAAAGTGGTTTTAACGAGACGTTTTCATATCTACGAAAATGCGGTGCGTATTGAAGGAACGGTACGGCGCGCTACTATCGATGCTTTTAAAGGAACAAACCACGAAGTTGATTTTAAAATATACCACCCTAATTTGGCGGTCTTAAATCCACGGGAAGAGGTTAAAGTGGTGATTATGCAGAATAACCGCTGGGATAATGCCATTCGCGATTTGAAGCCCTTGTACATTCGCGACCGTGTTTTGGATTACAACTATAACCGGGAGAATGTATTTCCGGCAGGAAACGAGTTTCGTTATTTCGATAACCGAACCAACCGAATGAATGGAGAGAATGTAATTGCCACCGATTTTCACCGGCCATATTTTCATAAAACAGTAAAAATTGATGAAGTGCGTGCCAATAAACCGTTTTTCTCGTACGAAGAAATGAACGGGATGTACGTGGTGGAAAGTCAGGACCAGGAGGTGCGTGATTTTGATACTGAATGTGATTATACCTTCATACATTTTACATTGCCGCTTGAAGCGCCGCTGCTCGGCGGATCGGTAAATGTTTTTGGTGCATTATCAAACTGGAATGCCAATAAAAGCAACGAAATGACCTATAATTTTGATCGCGGTGAATATGAGCTTACGTTGTTACTTAAGCAGGGCTATTATAATTATATATACGTTTATGTGCCGCAGGGATCAAAGGTGGCCGATCATACTAATATTGAAGGAAGTTTCTGGGAAACCAACAACGATTACCAAATTCTGGTATACTACCGCGATTTAGCCGGCCGTTACGACAGGTTAGTGGGTTTCAGACAATTAAACTCGGTTACTAACAGATATTAATTATTATGATGGGAAAGTAGGTAAGTTAGCTTACGATTTTCATGTACCCACGGCCATCATTAAAAGGTAGTGTAAACCAGAAATTACTTCCTTTATCAACTTTCGATTCAAATTCCAGTTCTCCACCCAACAACGTTACATAATGCTGAGCAATTGGCAATCCAATTCCTGAACCTGAAGTAGACTGGTTTATGGAATTCTGCACACGATAAAAACGACTAAAGATGTGTTCGTAATCTTCCTCAGGAATACCAATTCCGGTATCTGCAACATAGAATTTTATAAAGTCGTTCCGTACCATTTCAAAACCGAAAGTTACCTGGCCGGTTAAAGTGTATTTTACGGCGTTGTCAACCAAAATCGTCATTACTTCTTTTAGCAGCTGAGGATCGGTTGAAAAGCCGAATTCCGGAGTGGCAACATCTGTTTTTAGACTGATACGAATATCCTTGCTATCGGGAAGTTCGGCAAAGTAGGCATTATAAATGTCGCGAAGTAGCGGATTAATTTTATTAAAAGAGGTGTTTACAGGAATATTTTCAGTTTCAATTTTTGCAAGGTGTACTGTGTTGTCGATCATATTTAGCAACTGCTGACCGTTTTGTGTAATGGCATCGGTAAGTTGCAGGCGTTCCAAACCGTCGAGCGAATCGTCGGCCAACATGCGAGTAAAGTTCGAGATAATGTTCATCGGTGTGCGAATCTCGTGTGACAAGTTGGCCAGGAAAGCTGATTTTAAACGATCTGATTCTTCTGCTTTTACGAGCGCTTTTTCCAAACCGAATTCTGCTGTTTTGCGTTTGGTGATGTCGCGCGCCACAGAAATTACAGCGTTGGCATTTAGTTTTGCCAAGCGCATTTCGAACATAAAAGTTCCGTTGGGCGTATTTAACGAGTATTCGATACTTTCAATCGAATCGTTTTTAATACAGTGCTGAATACAGGAATAAATCTTATTGGCCATTTTATCCGGGAAACCGGCGTTAAAAATAGAGCTGCCAATAATATTCGAGTCTTCAATTTTAAAAAGGTCGCCTTCTTTAATAACAAAGTCCTCGTAAATACCATCCTTATCAATTACAAAGAAAATATCAGGAATAGCTTCCAACAGTACTTTGTAGCGTCGTTTGCTGGCTTCTAAGTCTGCAATCTGCTTTTTGGTTTTTGTTATATTTTCAAAAACCAGGTAGTACGAATTATACGAAGGATTTAATACATGAATTTTGTACCACTTGTCGAGGTTGTTGGCATAAAACTCAGTAACACTTTTTTTATTGAAAAGTACCGTTTTGTTTACATCGAACCGGCCTTTAAAAATAAGGTCGAACACATATTCGGCTTCCTGTTCCTGAACTTCATACAAGTTGCGTTTAAAAGCCGCTTCAAATGCATTGTTTATTTTCTCAACTACCAGGTTGGTTATATTTCCGTCTTCGTCTCGTACAGCACGCAGTCGTGAAATAAGAAACGATGAGTTTTGCAAAACACGGTTAATCGCTTCATTTTTCGTGTCGATTTCTTCGGTTAAAACCTCGATGTTGGTAATCAGTTTTCTCCGGAGATAGAACGTCACCAGGAAAAAGGCTGTGAATATTAAAATCGGGTTGCTGGCAAAAGGATCGAAATAACTAAATGCGTCACTTAAATGGCCGGCTAAAAGCAATTGATAACAAATTAGTGCCAACGACACAAAAAAGTAAACTACAACCCGAACTTCCATCATCGAGAAGTAGTACAGAAAAACCAGCCCGGTCATTAGCCACCACACCGAAAGGTGTACTGTTTCGATTAATGGTGCATGCTGTGTTAAATCTGAGATGTAAAAGGCGTATATAAAAACGGGTAACGAAAAAATAACATTGGTGGCACAATTCTTTTTTGCATTAAAAGTGCAAACAATGGCTAAAATTGAAACCGACAGAAGAAGAAGATAACCTACCAAGTCACTTTTGGGTTCCGAAAGTAATATTTCACGAATGGATAAAAATAGAGACAGTATGCCTCCAACTCCCCAAAACAATAGAAGCTGAAAAAGCTGCCTTTTTTCATTATCAGATTTAGCAGCCCAGAATCTTTCTGCTAATATTTTATAAATCCTCATTTAACAATAATGTAAAAATATTAAAAAACAGGTACGTCTCGCCAAAACAAACGATTTTTAAGGGAAATTTTGTCAAAATGGGAATTTGAAAACCTGATTTTTGTTTTGTTTTTAGCCTTTTTTTCCTAAATGTTTGGATATAAGAAAGTTGGTTTGTTCTGTTTTTTCCGATTATGATTTTTGTTATGCTTTGAGAGAATGCGATTTTTTAGTTTTGCATAAACTGATTTGAAGAATTAATAAACGATAAATATTGTAGAATTATGCCAAAAGGAAATTACAACGTTCCGGTTGCTAAAAACGAGCCGGTTTTAAGTTATGCTCCGGGATCTCCGGAAAGAGCAGAGCTGCAGACTAAATTGCAGGAGTTACGTTCGGAAGAACTCGATCAGCCAATGATTATTGGTGGAAAAGAAGTTTATACCGACAGAAAAGTTAGAATGTTCCCACCTCACGAAATTGCACATACTTTAGGTCATTATAACCAGGGTGATGCAAGTCACGTTGAAATGGCTATTGATGCTGCTTTGGAAGCCAGAGAAGAATGGGCAAACTTGTCATGGCAACACCGCGCTTCAATTTTCCTGAAAGCAGCTGATCTTTTGGCAGGTCCATATCGTGCAAAAATTAATGCTGCATCGATGTTGGGACAATCAAAAAATGCTTTTCAGGCAGAAATTGATGCAGCTTGTGAGTTCGCTGATTTCTTACGTTTTGGCGTTCAGGTAATGACTGAGATTTACAAAATCCAGCCTGAATCGGCAAAAGGTATCTGGAACTACAACGAATACCGTCCGTTGGAAGGATTTATTTATGCCTTAACTCCATTCAACTTTACATCAATCGCCGGAAACCTTCCTGCGGCACCTGCTATGATGGGTAACGTTGCCGTTTGGAAACCATCGAAAACTGCTGTTTATTCAGCTGGTGTAATCATGGAGATCTTCAAAGAGGCCGGTTTACCTGATGGTGTTATCAACCTGGTTTATGCTTCTGGTCCTGTTGCTGCCGATACTGTGCTTACTCACCCTGAGTTTGCCGGAATTCACTTCACAGGTTCAACTGCAGTATTCCAAAGCATTTGGAAAACTATTGGCGAAAACATTTACAAATACAAATCATACCCACGTATCGTTGGAGAGACTGGTGGTAAAGACTTCATTTTTGCTGATCCTACCGCTAAAAAACGCGAATTGGCAATTGCCATGTTGCGTGGTGCTTTCGAATACCAGGGACAGAAATGTTCTGCAGCTTCAAGATGTTACGTGCCTGCAAGTATCTGGCCTGAAGTAAAAGAAATTTTAGGCGCTGAGCTGGCTACTGTAAAAATGGGGCCGGTTGAAGATTTCACTAACTTCGTGAATGCGGTTATCGACGAATCGTCGTTTGATAAACTGAAAGGTTTTATCGACCGTGCAAAAGAAGACGAAGATGCTGAAGTTATCTTTGGCGGAAACTGCGATAAATCAGTTGGTTATTTTATTGAGCCAACAGTAATTTTGGCTAAAAAACCAGATTACATAACAATGCAGGAAGAGTTGTTTGGTCCTGTTCTTACTGTTTTTGTTTACGAAGACGAAGACATGGATGCAACACTTGACTTGGTTGATAAAACTTCGATTTACGCACTTACAGGTGCTGTATTCTCGCAAAGCCGTTACAATATCGAGAAGATTGCCAAACGTCTGGAAAACTCAGCCGGTAACTTCTATATTAACGACAAGCCAACAGGTGCTGTTGTCGGTCAGCAGCCATTTGGTGGCGCTCGTGGTTCGGGTACTGACGATAAAGCAGGTTCTATCTTTAACATGCTTCGTTGGACTGCAATCCGTACCATTAAAGAAAACTTCGTACCTCCTGTAGATTATACTTATCCGAACTTTCAACCGGATAATGAATAAATATTAAGGTTATACTGTTGAAAAAGAGGAGTCGGAATTGTTCGATTCCTCTTTTTTTTGATCACGAAAGATTCTACTTTTGTAACAACATCTGAGGAACATGAAAAAGGAAATATTCAAATCCGGTATTTTTAAACGTATAGGTAATAAATTTGTCATTACCGCTGTTTTTTTTGCAATCTGGATTATATTTTCTGATGAGAATAGCATTGTTTCTCATGTAAAAAGTAAGCGTCAACTAAACGAGTTGAAACAACAAAAAGAATATTACCAGGAACGAATTGCCTCCGACAGGCAAAAGCTTCAAGACCTGAATAAAGGAAAAGAAGAACTCGAAAAATTTGCCCGCGAACAATACCAGATGTCGAAACCCGACGAAGATGTTTTTATTATTGTTGAAGAAGAATAGAAAAGCTTTTTGGTAAACAATAATTTCCCTAAACTAGAACATTCTGTTAATAAATCCGTTACAAAGTAGTGTAAGATAAACAGCTATTTGATAGCCTGCATAAATTTCTTATATTGCTTTTACAATGAATGAGAATCTTGACATATTCAAAATAAAATCAAACAATATTGCACCACAAAAAGGGCGTATTTTGATTGCTGAACCATTTTTGTCCGGCAATTATTTCAATCGTTCTGTGGTATTTTTGGTTGCTTACAGCAAAAAAGGCGCGGTGGGGTTTATTCTGAATAAAAAGGTTGATTTTCCGGTTCAGGATGCATTCCCCGATTTCCCTGATTTTAATGCTGATGTTTATCTCGGAGGACCTGTTTCTACTGATTCGGTGTATTTTATCCATAAACTTGGCGATAAACTTCCAGGTAGTATTCATGTAATGGGCGACCTTTATTGGGGGGGCGATTTTGAAGTATTGAAACGAGACATTCGAAGCGGAAAGATAAATTCTTCAGATATCCGGTTTTTCCTTGGTTATTCGGGTTGGGATGGTGGTCAGCTGGAAGATGAACTAAAAGAAGATTCGTGGCTGGTAACCGATGTTGAGCAAAACGAAGTAATGAAAGATTTGAGTGAATCTTCGTGGTTCGATTTTGTGAAAAAGGCCGGAAATCGTTATTCGGTTTGGGAGAATTTCCCTGAGAATCCTGCACTTAATTAGTTAACTAGGTGCTTTTCATTTCTGATTTTCAGTTTTACTTTCTAAAAACTTATTTAGCGCAGCATAAATACGGTCGGTGTATTGGTGCACGTACCTACGGTTTTCAAATCCTAAAACCCACTGGATGCCCTGTATTTCGGAAGCAAAGAATATCTCATCCATCTGCAGCAGATGTTTTGATTCCAGGTCATTTGCCTCTACAACTTTCATATTCAAATCGATTGCCAGTCGAATAATTTCGGGGCGAATTACATCCGTATAGCAACCCGTGTTTATTGTTGGCGTAAACAGAATATTATCCTTCATCATAAAAACATTGGCAGCGATGCCTTCACAAATAACATCCTTTTCATTTAAAATTACAGCTGCCCGATTGGTGTTCTCCGTAATTTCGGCACTGACATGTTTCCAGAATGTCGCTTTTCCAAGTCGAGAGTTGTTGTTGTGCGAGTGACTTAACAATTTCGAATCAGAAATACTGATGAGCAATCCTTGCTCATTCATTTGAAAATCGAATTCCTCAAAAGCCCTGGAGGTAATCAGGTAGTCAATTTTTTCTTCAGCAATAAAAAAATGAAAAGTGATGAGCCCTGTCCTGTAAAAACGGTTTTTATTGAGCATCCGTTTTAGTAGCCTGAATAGTTCTCTGCGGTTTTTAAACAGACCGGGAACATTATGCCCAAGAGTTTTTAATTCAAATTCCAGGATGTCTAGGTTTTCATCGAGCAGCGGAATTCCTCCAAAACCAAACCAGAGGCAGTGTTTATACACATCGGGTGTGTTTAACAGAAATGGTGTAAGGTTGGTTTCTGCTTCTTTTAAAATTTGCTTATTTACAAGCAGGTAAGCCATAAGTTACAGGAACGAAAACAGATTGTCGATAAAGCGGGTGAATAAATCCGGCTTCAGTAAAATCGGAAAAATGAACCCAAAAACGGCTCCCAAAAAGTGGGCATCGTGAGCTACATTGTCCGTCTTCCGTTTACTCATTTGATACGAGTAAAAAAGGTAGCCGGCGGCAAACAGAATTCCGGGAATGGGAAGCACCGCAAATAAATACAAAGGCTCCCATGGCTGGAAAAATATCGTGGCAAATAGTACTGCCGAAACAGCACCTGAAGCGCCAACTGCATTGTAGTAATAGTTGTTTTTATGTTTTATCAGACTCCAGATATTGGAAGCCAGAATGCCGCCAAAATAGAGGAGCAAAAAGTAGGCTGTTGCTTTGTTGCCAAAATAATAACCAAAGTAGACCACGGTATTTCGTCCGAAAAAATAAAGCACCAGCATGTTTACACCCAAATGCGACCAGTTGGCATGAATAAAGGCGTGGCTTACCAATCGGTAGTATTCTTTGCGGTGAATAATTTGCACTGCATTAAATTGTAGCTTTGCCGATAATTCGCGGTTTTGAAAGGCAATGTATGAAATTACGGCAGTTACGCCGATGATAAACCAAACTATCATTAGTGTAAAATTTTATAGATCATTTCCTTTTGCAGGTCTCCTGTTTCAACCATTGTTGATACGTTGAACCCTTTACTTTTCATGTCGTATTCGCGCAAAATACCCATTATTTCGTACAGCTTGGTAGGAGAGTAGCGCTTGGCTGCCGACACATAATCTTTTACAAAGAAAGGATGAACGCGAAGTTCGGCAGCAACATTTCGTTCCGATTTATTTTTAAGAAAATGATAGGTAAACAGTTTCGAAAAATAGAAATACAAACCGGCCACAGTTTTCTGTATCGGATTCAACGTTGGATTAGAACCAAAATAATTAATTATCCGATTGGCTTTAAGTACATTCTTTTCGCCCAATGCATTCTGAAGTTCAAGAATGTTAAATTCTTTGCTCAGGCCGATATTTTTTTCAATATGATCGGGTGTGATTTTTGTCGTGTCTTTAACGGCAATTACCAGTTTATTTAGTTCATTGGCAATTTTGCTTAAATCCGTTCCCAAATACGAAGTCAGCAGCAGAGCAGCTTGCGGCGTTATGGTGTAATTATGACGTTTCAAAAAGCCATCAATCCAACCCGGAATTTTGTTCTCGTAAAGTTTTTTCGAGGTAAAAAGTACGCCATTCTTTTTTATGGCTTTGGCCAGTTTTGTTCTCGAATCGAGGTTTTTGTATTTGTAAGCCAATACCAAAATGGTTGATGCCAGTGGCTTTTCTGCATACGATGTCAGCGTGTCAATTTTGCTCAGACTTTGTGCTTCTTTCACAATAATCACCTGCTTGCTGGCCATCATCGGAAAACGCAACGATGCTTCTACAATGGTAACCGGATCAGAGTCTTTGCCATAAAATATGGTTTGATTAAATCCTTTCTCAGCATCAGTAAGCACATTGTCTTCAATGTAATCCGATAGCTCATCAATAAAATATGCCTCTTCACCCTGAAGCAAATAAATAGGGTGGTAAATGCCTTTTTTCAAATTGTGCAGTATGTCGCTATACTCCATTTTAAAATCGTAAGTGTTTTACAGATAGTCCGTGGTTCTTAATTTCCAGCAACGCATCGATACCGGCCTGTATATGTCTTTCTACATACGAGGAAGAAACATATTGATCGCTTTTGTCGGTTTTTACACCGGTCGAAATCATGGGCTGATCAGAAACCAATAACAAAACGCCGGTAGGTATTTGGTTGGCAAAACCAACGGTAAAAAGTGTTGCTGTTTCCATATCAACAGCCATTGCCCGTGTTTTTTTGAGGTATTTTTTAAACCGATCGTCGTATTCCCACACCCGGCGGTTCGTTGTAAACACAACACCTGTCCAGTAATCCTGCTCCGAATTCCGAAGAATGTGGGAAACGGCGCGCTGGAGGTTAAAAGCAGGAAGAGCCGGAACTTCCGGTGGCAGGTAATCAGCTGATGTTCCGTCGCTACGGATAGCTGCAATTGGCAGAATAAAATCTCCCAGTTGATTTTTCTTTTTTAAACCGCCACATTTACCGAGGAACAAAACAGCTTTTGGGTGTATTGCACTTAGTAAATCCATTACTGTGGCTGCGTTTGGACTTCCCATTCCAAAGTTGATCATAGTAATACCTTCGGCAGTTGCACTAGGCATGTTTTTGTCGGTTCCTTCAACCGGAACCTCAAATTTGCGTGCAAATCGTTCTACGTAATCCTGAAAATTGGTGAGCAAAATATACCTGCCAATTTCATCGAGCTTTTTGCCGGTATATCGCGGCAACCAGTTGTCAACAATTTCTTTTTTCGTCTTCATAAGCTGAATTATTCTACCTTTGAACAAATAGGAATACTTTTGGTTTTAAGGCGAACACAAATGTACATTTTTAGAGCTCGCCAGCCAAGTTGAGTTAATAAGTAATTGACAAGATTATGTACAAACTGAATTTGCCGGAATATGCTTTCCGAACAAAAACAGAAAATACAAAAACGCTGATATTTGATTCGATACGGAAGAAATTTGTGGTGCTGACACCGGAGGAGTGGGTGCGTCAGAATTTTATTCAATATTTGATACAGGAAAAGAGCTACCCACAGAATTTAATGGCTGTGGAGAAACAGATAAAAGTAAACCTGCAACAACGTCGTTTTGATTTGCTTGTTTATCAACGCAACGGAAATCCACACTTGATTGCCGAGTTTAAAGCGCCTAATGTAAAAATCACACAGAATGCTTTTGATCAGGTGGTGCGCTATAACATGACTTTACGCGTTGAAAGGGTAGTGGTGTCGAATGGAATGCAGCATTTTGCCTGCGAGATCGACTACGAAAAGAACAGCTATTCTTTTTTGAAAGAGATTCCAACTTTTGGGCAGTAATGATTGTTGGCTTAACTCATTTTATCCCAAAAATTTCTGATAAAACAGCTCATCTTTCCATCCGGAGAAAGTTTTGATCCAGTCTTTTTTGATTCCGCTGCGTGTAAATCCCGATTTTTCGAATAATTGTATGCTTCCCCAATTGTCGGAAGTAATGTTGGCGTACAACTGTCTTAATCCCAGAATTTCAAATGCATAACTGGATAATGCATGGAGCGCATCGCTCGCGTACCCTTTTTTGCGGTCATCGCTTTTGTGAATAAGGATACCAATTCCGGCTCGCATATGAAAGGGCTCAAAATCAAATAAATCAATAGCTCCAACAGGTTTCTTCTCCGCTGTTTCAATTACCAGACGAAGCTGTTTGGTCTCGTAAATATCTTTTACCGACTCCAGAAGGTACTGCGCAAGAATGTGTTTCGAGAAAGGAGTTTTGGTATTGCTTACTTCCCAAATTTCGGTATTGTTTTCCCATTGATACAACAGCTCAATGTCTTCCGGTTCAAGGGGGCGGAGTATAACTTTTCCAAAGCTTAGCTTTTCCTTCATCTTCTTTGTTTTTAATGTTTATCGGTCAAGGTGTTTCCAGCCTTTTAGCAAAAGCTCAATATCCGATAGCAAGTTGTAATCTTTTGCATATAATCGGTTTAGCTGAACCGATTTTTCTTTATCCAATGGTAATCCCGGAAATTGGTCGCCAGGTGTTAAAACCCCATCTTTTATGGCCGGAAGGTTGCTATCTTCATCAACGCCCGGAATGTATCCGATCCAGGATTTTTTCCCTGCAATCACCCGGAAAATATTTTTTATGAAGTTTCCCTTATTTGCTGTGAACCAGATTAAAACCGGACTCAGACATAAAATCAAAAGTGCAGCAAACAGATCAAGTATTCGTTTTTTACGTTTGTTACCTGATTTTGAAATGGCATTCAGATTCACCACGTAAAGGTCGCCGGCAGAATGAATAGAATTACTTCCAATTATGCTTGCACTTTCAGGCGGTGCAATTTTGTAATCGATATCCAGACGGCTTAAATCAAGCATTGCTTTAATAATCTCAGCAGAACTAATGTTCTCGGCACAAAAAATAATTTCATCAATGCGGTTTATCCGAATGATCTCTTCCAGCCGACTCAATTCTCCCATGTAATTTTGACCTTTATCGCTGCTGTCGAGCGCTATAAAACCTGCCATTTGCGATCTGATACGGGTTTCTTCCAAAATTTGTTGAACTCGGCGTGCTTCCTTTGAATGTCCAACAATGGCAATTTTTCGGGTACGCTGCGAGTTCAGTCTGAAATCGCTAAGTTTTAGCCAGTGTCCCAACAAACGGTAGGCAATCAGAATAATACCTGACCACGCTGTACCCAACAAAATTAATGCGCGCGAAAAACGGTATTTTTCATCAACCAGCGAATAGGCCAGTAGTAGCGAAATCAATCCCCAAAGAATTCCCCGGCCTACTTTATAAATGCTCACGGGCTTTTTATATCCTCCCGAAAACAGGATGCCAAACAGAAAAAATAAGCAGTAACCTGGTACTACATATT harbors:
- a CDS encoding type I restriction enzyme HsdR N-terminal domain-containing protein, which gives rise to MYKLNLPEYAFRTKTENTKTLIFDSIRKKFVVLTPEEWVRQNFIQYLIQEKSYPQNLMAVEKQIKVNLQQRRFDLLVYQRNGNPHLIAEFKAPNVKITQNAFDQVVRYNMTLRVERVVVSNGMQHFACEIDYEKNSYSFLKEIPTFGQ
- a CDS encoding GNAT family N-acetyltransferase, with the protein product MKEKLSFGKVILRPLEPEDIELLYQWENNTEIWEVSNTKTPFSKHILAQYLLESVKDIYETKQLRLVIETAEKKPVGAIDLFDFEPFHMRAGIGILIHKSDDRKKGYASDALHALSSYAFEILGLRQLYANITSDNWGSIQLFEKSGFTRSGIKKDWIKTFSGWKDELFYQKFLG
- a CDS encoding glycosyltransferase, coding for MDISIVIVNYNVKHFLEQCLHSVEKALQNVQGEVFVVDNNSVDGSAQLINEKFPNVTFIQNTENVGFSRANNQAIQQAKGKYVLLLNPDTVVEEDTLKKVLSFMEAHPDAGGLGVKMIDGKGVFLPESKRGLPTPWIAFYKMFGLSRLFPKSRRFGKYHLSYLDKDQVHEIDVLAGAFMLLRKSALDKVGLLDETFFMYGEDIDLSYRIQKAGYKNYYYPETTIIHYKGESTKKGSLNYVKVFYNAMVIFARKHFSGSKASVFALLINLAIYFRAMLSASKRVLQKFYTPVVDALFIFAGFWLITPSWEQFRFHQPNYYPPEYIQYVVPGYCLFFLFGILFSGGYKKPVSIYKVGRGILWGLISLLLAYSLVDEKYRFSRALILLGTAWSGIILIAYRLLGHWLKLSDFRLNSQRTRKIAIVGHSKEARRVQQILEETRIRSQMAGFIALDSSDKGQNYMGELSRLEEIIRINRIDEIIFCAENISSAEIIKAMLDLSRLDIDYKIAPPESASIIGSNSIHSAGDLYVVNLNAISKSGNKRKKRILDLFAALLILCLSPVLIWFTANKGNFIKNIFRVIAGKKSWIGYIPGVDEDSNLPAIKDGVLTPGDQFPGLPLDKEKSVQLNRLYAKDYNLLSDIELLLKGWKHLDR